The uncultured Bacteroides sp. genome has a segment encoding these proteins:
- a CDS encoding glycerophosphodiester phosphodiesterase family protein: MYIRKIILLGALLFALGGINAMAKTKIIAHRGFWNTEGSAQNSIAALTKANEIKIYGSEFDVWLSSDGIPMINHDPKTSDHHLVLENTPYSLLKQEKLSNGEYLPTLEEYLKKGKECKNIKLIIELKPHSNKEREDSLTAKVLAMVNELNLDKKVEYISFSLNIVKELIRLNPKAEVSYLNANLSPKELKKIGCTGLDYNLNAMMNNENWFNEAKECGIKINVWTVNKESDMKYLIEKGADFITTNEPKLGLELIK, translated from the coding sequence ATGTATATCAGAAAGATTATTCTTTTAGGAGCGTTGCTCTTTGCATTAGGAGGAATCAATGCCATGGCAAAAACGAAAATTATTGCTCATCGTGGATTTTGGAATACAGAAGGATCTGCACAAAATTCAATCGCAGCACTGACCAAAGCTAATGAAATTAAGATATATGGTTCAGAATTTGATGTATGGTTATCATCAGATGGCATTCCAATGATTAATCATGATCCTAAAACCTCTGATCATCATCTTGTATTAGAAAATACTCCTTATTCTCTTCTTAAGCAAGAAAAACTGTCAAATGGTGAATACCTTCCCACTCTTGAGGAATATCTAAAAAAGGGAAAAGAGTGCAAAAACATCAAACTTATTATAGAATTAAAACCTCATAGTAACAAAGAAAGAGAAGATTCACTCACAGCAAAAGTACTGGCTATGGTCAATGAACTAAACTTAGACAAAAAAGTAGAATATATCTCCTTTAGTCTGAATATAGTTAAAGAACTGATTCGTCTGAATCCAAAAGCAGAAGTTTCTTATTTGAACGCAAATCTTTCTCCCAAAGAGTTAAAGAAGATTGGATGCACAGGCTTGGACTATAATTTAAATGCAATGATGAATAATGAAAACTGGTTTAACGAAGCAAAAGAATGCGGAATAAAAATCAATGTATGGACAGTGAATAAAGAAAGTGATATGAAATACCTTATTGAGAAAGGGGCTGATTTCATTACTACAAACGAACCTAAGTTAGGACTTGAACTTATAAAATAA
- the dapF gene encoding diaminopimelate epimerase has product MADLIKFTKMHGAGNDYIYINTIKYPIEHPEELAIKWSTFHTGIGSDGLVLIGKSQVADFSMRIFNADGSEAMMCGNASRCIGKYLYDNKLTDKSEIALETLSGIKYLKLTISEGKVAKVTVDMGSPKLEEVVINGKPENIISKEITAGNQTYKATAISMGNPHLVIYINDIERIDLPTIGPILERHPLFPGRINVEFAQKLDNNKVRMRVWERGSGITMACGTGACATAVAGFIIGETGRDVEIIMDGGSLNIKWDEQTDRVYMAGEAVTVFEGEIAL; this is encoded by the coding sequence ATGGCAGATCTGATTAAATTTACAAAGATGCACGGTGCGGGAAATGATTATATTTATATAAATACAATAAAATACCCCATCGAACATCCGGAAGAATTAGCAATTAAATGGAGCACTTTTCACACAGGAATTGGTTCTGATGGTTTAGTTTTAATTGGAAAATCTCAAGTTGCGGATTTTAGCATGCGCATCTTTAATGCTGACGGTTCTGAGGCTATGATGTGTGGTAACGCATCCCGTTGCATTGGCAAATATCTTTATGATAACAAATTGACTGACAAATCAGAAATTGCTCTGGAAACTCTTTCTGGAATCAAATACTTAAAATTAACAATATCTGAAGGTAAAGTTGCAAAAGTTACTGTAGATATGGGTTCACCCAAATTAGAAGAAGTAGTTATTAATGGCAAACCAGAGAACATAATCTCTAAAGAAATTACAGCCGGAAATCAAACATACAAAGCTACAGCTATTTCAATGGGAAACCCACATTTAGTTATTTATATAAATGATATTGAACGGATTGACCTCCCTACTATTGGACCGATATTAGAACGCCACCCACTTTTTCCAGGCAGAATAAACGTTGAATTTGCTCAGAAACTGGATAACAATAAAGTGAGAATGAGAGTCTGGGAACGTGGCTCAGGAATTACAATGGCTTGTGGAACAGGTGCCTGTGCTACTGCGGTTGCAGGTTTCATAATTGGTGAAACAGGACGTGATGTAGAGATTATCATGGACGGAGGAAGCCTTAACATAAAATGGGACGAACAGACAGACAGAGTATATATGGCTGGAGAGGCAGTCACGGTATTTGAAGGCGAAATAGCCCTTTAA